Proteins from one Alysiella filiformis genomic window:
- a CDS encoding YbjQ family protein, translating to MGWFSSRKDDFFVATIEPKNLNVNEYLGVVNGEAVIGANIFRDMFASIRDVVGGRASGYESALSGARQAALDDMIDAAKKAGANGVIGVDFDYEVLGETNGMMMVSVSGTAVKIQK from the coding sequence ATGGGCTGGTTTTCATCTCGCAAAGACGATTTTTTCGTTGCCACCATTGAACCGAAAAACCTGAATGTGAACGAATATTTGGGCGTGGTCAATGGCGAAGCCGTGATTGGGGCAAACATTTTTCGTGATATGTTTGCGTCCATTCGCGATGTGGTGGGCGGACGTGCCAGTGGCTACGAAAGCGCATTATCAGGCGCGCGCCAAGCCGCTTTGGACGACATGATTGACGCTGCCAAAAAAGCAGGTGCCAATGGCGTGATTGGCGTGGATTTTGATTACGAAGTGCTGGGCGAAACCAACGGCATGATGATGGTCAGCGTGAGCGGCACGGCGGTTAAAATCCAAAAATAA
- the ruvA gene encoding Holliday junction branch migration protein RuvA yields MIGRLRGNIIEKSPPQIVLDINGVGYEVDVSMHTFYALPALGESVQLYTQMIVREDAHLLFGFVSADERATFRQLLKVSGIGAKTALGILSALSPDELAQAIASEDVKKLSSAPSVGKKTAERMILELRGKLSLAGSLNEGLFAPNASDGHLEDIVSTLLALGYNEKESRTAVKSLPAHVDVSDGVKLALKNLMR; encoded by the coding sequence ATGATTGGCAGATTACGCGGCAACATCATTGAAAAATCGCCGCCTCAAATTGTTTTGGACATCAATGGCGTGGGCTATGAAGTGGACGTTTCCATGCACACCTTTTATGCCCTGCCCGCTTTGGGCGAATCGGTGCAGCTTTACACCCAAATGATTGTGCGTGAAGACGCGCATTTGCTGTTTGGTTTTGTGTCGGCTGATGAACGCGCCACCTTTCGCCAGTTGCTTAAAGTGAGCGGCATTGGCGCGAAAACGGCTTTGGGCATTTTGTCGGCACTCTCGCCCGATGAACTGGCGCAAGCCATCGCCAGCGAAGATGTGAAAAAATTGTCGTCTGCCCCCAGCGTGGGCAAAAAAACCGCCGAACGCATGATTTTGGAATTGCGTGGCAAATTGTCGCTTGCGGGCAGCCTGAACGAGGGTTTGTTTGCCCCAAATGCGTCTGATGGTCATTTGGAAGACATTGTCAGCACGCTGCTGGCTTTGGGCTACAACGAAAAGGAATCGCGCACCGCCGTGAAAAGCCTGCCTGCCCATGTGGACGTGAGCGATGGTGTGAAATTGGCGTTGAAAAATTTAATGCGCTAG
- a CDS encoding phosphoribosyl-ATP pyrophosphatase, which yields MNTKESQNEFEIMVQQSLASRLCELGASAAAVEAALEPLDFTEIRSHLPRSNDDLKAAFAHLF from the coding sequence ATGAATACCAAAGAATCTCAAAACGAATTTGAAATCATGGTGCAGCAAAGTTTGGCATCGCGTTTGTGCGAATTGGGTGCATCGGCGGCGGCGGTGGAAGCGGCGTTGGAACCATTGGATTTTACCGAAATTCGCTCGCATTTGCCGCGCAGCAACGATGATTTGAAAGCGGCATTTGCCCATTTGTTCTGA